The following nucleotide sequence is from Mustelus asterias unplaced genomic scaffold, sMusAst1.hap1.1 HAP1_SCAFFOLD_76, whole genome shotgun sequence.
ccaagggcaattagggatgggcaataaatgctgacccagacagcgacactcacattccatgaatgaattcaaagacaATCTGTGGGGAGCGGGCCTCAGAGtgtttaacagttactgaggtgaAAAACTAACTCACCCCCTGGAATCCGGAGCAAAGGCCGGAAGGAGGGGAAATTCCGCCCTGGGACCTTACAGTTGGTGAGTTTTGTCCCGTGAATGTGTAGGTGTGAatattgtgtaagagagagtggatGAAAGGAGCGGGCGGGTCAGACTAatccaactgtgtttgtgtgtctgttctgatcatgagatctccgagtctctcttgtgtaaaataaaacaatttttcaATCAAAGATTCCCGCTAAACCCGCTGCTGAGCCCCAAAGTGAGATTTCAAAGCAATTGTTTCGCTAAATTGAAGATTTCAGTGGCAAAGTCGAGAACATGTCAGCTATCGCGTGTGAGAGCGCGATCAGTGCAGCAGTAAAACGGGTTTCAGTGGAAAATGGAGTCCTCAGTTCGAGTGAAACCTTTTCAACAGCAAGCATTCGTGTGTCAGAGACATGAAGGATGTGAGCTGGATCTCTGGAGTGgcggaatttcattgcaatgggagagtttgtgaggagagagaaacacagagaggttggaggagccgggagctgacagcagcttgtctctgctccgtccgctctctgcctttaagttgctctgtgccgccaccactggcttcatttcggatccagttctgactcacacagattttccacacactctcggatatgactgaaactgcagccgccgaaacggctcctccagccgctcccgctcaagtGAAGTCTCCCAGGAAGAAGAAGGCGGCTCCCCGACCTGCGGCAGCCGGTCCCAAGTTAGGCGAGCAGATCCTCAATGTTGTGGCGGGTTGCAGCGATCGCAATGGGATGTCCCTGGCCGCGataaagaaagctttggctggcagcggagtggatgtggggaagcgcgTCTCCCAGATCAGGTTAACTATCAAGAGGAAGGTGGAGACAGGGTCTCTGGTGCAGACAAAGGGACAGGGCGCCTCCGGCTCCTTCAAACTCGCTAAGAAGGAAAGCCcggggaaaatgggaaagaaggCGAAGAAACCAACAGCCAAGAAACCTTTAGTAAAGAAAGCagcagccaagaaacccgcagccaagaaacccgcagccaagaaacccgcagcaaagaaaactccagtgaagaaatcaacagtgaagaaaacaagcagcaagaaggcggcaactccaaaaaaggcggtGAAGAAAGCAGCCCTGAAGAAAAAGTCTCCTGTGAAGAAGGTGACGGGCGGAAAGTCTGTCAAAAAAGCGACTAAATCGAAGGCcaaacccaaagtgaaagcaacaaaagcgaagaaagcgtcaggaaagaagtgaaacaacccgagcaaattgtaaacctctgaacccaaaggctcttctcagagccacccacatctctcaggaaagagctgatcccgcaagaaaatgattcctgtcccgcggcccggctcattctcaatagagatcatttcaaattcagactaaagcaaaacacagcagaggctgaatttcatttgaatttgacatttgttcaatcgccactttctctcataataaagatgtctggtagattcagtgtgagacagtaacaCTGGCGGCTAAACACCGCATTGCAGCCTAATTTTtaatcgaatccctgcagtgcagaaggaggccaatcgtcccatcgagtctgaaccgacctcaatcccacccaggtcggaTTCCCATTACCCTATTTATTGACCGGACAttccgggacaatttagcatggccaatcaacctgacaggCACTTTggtgtgcgggaggaaaccggagcacccggaggaagcccggggagaatgtgcaaactccacacagacagagacctcagccgggaatcgaacccaggtgcctggggCTCTGAGACGGCAATTCTTAGCCAAAAGTcactgtcaggagtgggatttgaacccacgcctccaAGGAGACTgcggccttagaccgctcggccatcctgactccCTTAATTTTAACACAGGAGATTGCCCCAAACAGCTTCAATAAAGTGTTTGCAAACAGCGAGAAGCagatgtgtgtgaggatgttccGGAGGAAGATTCTTGCTATAGAATCGACTGTGTTTAGGTCGGAATATTACTGACTGGGAATTATTACGGGACcaggtttaaaaacacaaaagaacaaagtcacgacccgaaacgttaactctgtctctctctctcttcacaaaagctgccggagctgctgattatttgcagcattttctgttttgattccatATTTCAAAGCTCCGGGTTTGTAGAAACTCTTGTGTGTGAAGGGCGGCTCTGGAAGGGTTTGTGTGGGGAGCTGTGTTTCGCTTCCATTGTGAATAAACGGGTTGAAATTGGCGGTTGCAGAAACTGGAGGTGGAGCTGAAAGATCAGGggccgttctgtgtgtgtgtcagtccggctctctcctccctcccgctctgtgtttaatcttcactctgtctcctcccctctctgctctcactcCGCCTTTCTCAGTCAGGTCGGGGCGGGCTGTATAAAAGGAGCCTGAAAGAGTTCCTCTCTCATATTGTGCAGAgatctgagtgaagaatcatcatgtctggcagagggaaagggggcaaaGGACTGGGTAAAGGCGGCGCAAAGCGGCACCGCAAAGTGCTTCGTGATAATATCCAGGGCATCACCAAGCCAGCAATCCGCCGCCTCGCTCGCCGTGGCGGTGTCAAGCGGATCTCGGGTTTGATCTATGAGGAGACTCGCGGGGTGCTGAAGGTTTTCCTGGAGAATGTGATCAGGGATGCGGTCACCTACACTGAACACGCCAAGCGCAAGACGGTCACTgccatggatgtggtgtacgCTCTGAAACGCCAGGGCCGCACTCTCTATGGATTCGGCGGCTGAACAACTGCAACCTTCCTACGGAACACACGacaaaggctcttttcagagccactcacCGCTTCACAAAGAGAGCAGTGACCTGGGGACGGGGGCTGGGATAGGctgttcagtgtttgagatgcaTGTTTGTTTTGTTTAGGGTACAGTGCGGGAATCACCGAATTTAGCATTTCATTTGGAGCAGCCATGCGGATTGTTTTTGAAATTTTTAAGTGGATTGTCTGAGCAGCCCCCAGTTGACATGTGCCCTCAGTGAAACGCCACATCACTCCTGTTTAATCACTCAGTGTTTGGATAGAGTTTATAAAAGCTTTCTCTGGAATAGCGGAGTTTAGTAGCAGCAGCCGGTGAATCGTTCACTGGAACCAGTCCCAGTTGTGCTGCTATTTGCCCCCAGACGGTTGTTTCCTGCACTGAAACTGACGCTTTGTGAAACTGATCAGTTTCCGCTCAGTCATTCACAAACCCGCAATTCCCGCAGTTTGAGCCGCTCCAACCCCAGCCTGCTTCTGATTggccatcctctccacattcgcaGCTCTGAACCAATCGCAGAGCATCGAATGTGAAGATTGAGCCAATCATTGGCTTCAACTGTCAACCGGCAGAAATTTTGAATTGGGGGAAATGCCGCCAATTTCAGCGCGGGAAAGGGAATTGAGACAAATTCTTAACCTATTAAAAATAGATTCTCAATTAATATTCTGCTGTAAGATTATTTTACAAAAGGTTTCATTTGTCCGCCACGGGAAGCAAACGGCTCTATTCAGTAATGTCAAACGGGACAAATATGAAGTCACTCTCTGTAACAAACAACAGACTCAACCCCTTTCACACCGGCTTCAGGGGGACACAGAGAAGCGACAGATTTCTGATCCTTTCCGCTGAAAGCGGCGGCGAATGTCACAAACGACAGGGGAGGGGAAATCTGAATGGGCTGGAGAGTAGAGGGACAGGGATCGAGTGGAACAGCGGGAGATTCTGGGAATGAACAGCCCAGAGAGCGGGGAAAGGGTCTAAAGCACTAAGTGGAGGGAGATGGACTTCAAATCTTCAATGTTTCTGGTAATGGTTATATTAATAAGGACGGAATAAAGTCTTCTTTGAAACAGACGGTTATTTCTTGCATCGAAAACGGCCCAATTTCTGAAAGGGGCGGTTAAGGAAACCACTGAACCAATTAGAACCTGAGTTACAGATATTAATTCCCTGGTCACAGTTTGATTGAAACTTCCTGGGCCAATTCCTGCTGGGGGCGGTTCCTCACAGAGTGTAAAAAGGCGGATGCAGCGCAGACTCTGTAGTAATAGTCTTCTTCTCTCAGATTGTGCTGAATCCGCTCAGAAAATGGCCAGGACCAAGCAGACAGCGCGCAAATCGACCGGAGGGAAAGCTCCTCGCAAACAGCTGGCTACCAAAGCTGCCCGGAAGAGCGCTCCAGCCACGGGCGGAGTGAAGAAGCCTCATCGCTACAGACCCGGCACTGTGGCTCTGAGGGAGATCCGCCGCTACCAGAAATCCACCGAGCTGCTGATCCGCAAACTGCCCTTCCAGCGCCTGGTGCGAGAGATCGCTCAGGACTTCAAGACAGACCTGCGCTTCCAGAGCTCGGCCGTCATGGCCCTGCAGGAGGCCAGCGAGGCTTACCTGGTGGGGCTCTTTGAGGACACCAACCTGTGCGCCATCCACGCCAAGCGAGTCACCATCATGCCCAAAGACATCCAGCTGGCCCGCCGCATCCGCGGGGAACGCGCCTAAAACCCGACCTCGGCACCAAGAAcaacaacggctcttttaagagccaccaaCTCGACAAATGAAAGAGCTGCGATCTCCTGTTAACGATTCTAGTGTTTGAATTCCCAGGACAGAATATTCCCAGGACTCCAATACTGACACCTCTCAATGTTACAATTAACTCTCCGTTGCATTGAGGTCATTCATATCTCCAATCCTTTGATGGTTGGAGTAAAAGCGATGCCGTTAACAATTTTACCACAATTTAATTTTAAAGTATTTATTAAACCTGCGATCATTTCAGTTTCCGAGCAATAATTCCGCAAATCCACTTTCTCCGCACGTGTTTCGAGTCGCAGCGAGAGTGTTGAAAATTGTGTCAATTAAGTTCAGAATATGAAGCATGTCTCAAACAGTAACCCACTCACACAGATATAACCATTGCAGGAACGCTTGCACATTCGCATAGACAATAATTAACACTTTTCCAGATCCAGTGACTGACTTTGTGAGGACATTCATCGGTTTTCAAAGTCAGTCACTGGATCTGGAAAAATGTTAATTATTGTCTCTGTGAATGTCTATGCGACTATCACATTTTAAAGCAATTATATTGGAATTAGGATCATTTCAGTTCACTGGGATGGTTTCCCCGAtaaacaacagcaacttgtattAAAATACTGTATGCGTCAATAGTACGGATTGATAGAACAAAGCGGGAAACAGCTGTGCTGTGAATAGCAGTGCAGAAACTGACCGATAGACACCAGGTCGCCCTTTTTCAGGTAAAatgagtggctctgaaaagagcctttgggttatcagattaaagaatggCCGCTTCACTTGCTCTTCGCGGTCCCAGCGCTGCTTTTCTTGGGCAGCAGCACGGCCTGGATATTAGGCAGCACCCCGCCCTGAGCGATGGTCACccctcccagcagcttgttgagctcctcgtcgttgcggacggccagctgcaggtgtctggggatgatgcgggtcttcttgttgtcccgggccgcgttcccggccagctccaggatttcagcggtcagatactcgagcacggcagccagatagaccggggctccggcacccacacgctcagcatagttgccctttctcaggagcctgtgaacacggcccaccgggaactgcagtccagcccgggaggagcgagacttggccttggcccgagctttcccgccgccctttcctcttccagacatttgcacaatctcacaaacactttcacaaAGAATCAGCAATTTCTCCAGCATTGACTGTTCTTATAAACTGACAGCTCCTCTGATTGGCCGCTGCTCTATTCACCTCATTTGCCTATATTCTTCACCAATCAGCTCACTGGAAACAGAAGAGGGCGGGATTTCCCCACAACAACCGGCAGAAGCAGAGAATTTGTCCATTTCCAAAAGCCGCCAATTTCATTGTGGGAAAGGAGCGAATTCAAATCAATGTCGCCCTCAGTCAGAGATTTCAAATCCCTTCTattgatttgcttttattcagctcTTCCCGTCACCAATCGGAGGCGCGGCtttaacattttctttcaatgtgCTTCATTCTCCTATCGCTTTCTAACTGTCCCGGGCGGGAATCAATCCCTGTTCACAGCATTCCCAGAAGGAAAACACTCCGTTTAGTCTTCAATCAGAACCCAGTGTCCTTCACTGAAAACAGGGAGCCGGATCGAGTCCTCACACTGTCCTTATTCCGCTCTGTAATAATCCCACTCCGGACTGTTACCCTGCGGAGAATTACTGTGAATAAAATGATGAATCAATGGACATTTCAGGAATTGAGAGAAGGGACCGTTACCGCGAAAAACAGTCCCTAATGAGGTCATTTAGGAGCTGTGAAAATAACAGAATAATAACAGCTTTCAGCACAAAGCGAAGGCAGTGAGTGAATTCTGGGTCAGTGTTTGGATTACAGGACAGGAGACACAAACACCAGTGGAAGTTATTCTATTTTCCATTCTTATCATCGAACAGGAAGGAGCCAGGTACAGCTTTTTCACAGAGATTGtgggtggctcttaaaagagccgttgtgttTGGGATGTTTTTTCAGTCCATGGGaagttttacttggagctggtgtacttggtcactgcctttgtcccttccgacacggcgtgcttggccagttccccgggcagcagcaggcgcacggcggtctggatctcccgggagctgatggtgctgcgcttgttgtaatgggccaggcgggaagcctcacccgcgatgcgctcgaaaatatcgttcacgaacgagttcatgatgctcatggccttggaggagatgccggtgtcggggtgaacctgcttcatcactttgtagatgtagatggagtaactctccttcctcgACTTTCGCCGCTACTTGCCGCCCTTTGTTCCCAGTTTCTTAATCACTTTCTTCGCCCCCTTCTTCGGAGCTGCTTTCGATGTTGGTTTCTTCTCATCAGCCATCTTCAATTTCACACAGAAATAAAGCAAACCCCTTCCGAGCGCTGATTAAATAGACAGTCCCACAGATCTATGCTAATGAGGAATTGGGAAAGcaatgattgtgattggacattttgaaagttattaaacTCACTTATCAGGGGTTCATTTGAGTGAATATGTCAAtagaccaatcagattgaagccTTTCCGCCAATCACAAGCCCCCTTACTACAATCAGGAAATACATTTGACAAAGAATCTCTCCAGGACCAGTATTTCAGATGCACCGGGAAATGTCGCCTGGCTGTCGGTGTGAGGGACCCTTCTCCTCAGAGGGACTGTGCGGGAGTGTGGGTTCCTTCCGGAACAGTGAATCtctgggaatgtgtgtgagtgtgggatttactcactcgatgatgcagtgtgtgagtgtaggatttactcactctctgatacagtgtgagtgtgggatttactcactctctgatacagtgtgagagtgtgggatttactcactctctgattcgGTGTAAGAgtatgggatttactcactctctgatacagtgtgtgtgtgggatttactcactctctgatacagtgtgtgagtgtgggatttactcactctctgatacagtgtgtgagtgtgggatttactcactctcgaatacagtgtgagagtgtgggatttactcactctctgatacagtgtgtgtgggatttactcagtctctgatacagtgtcagtgtgggatttactcactctctgatacagtgtgtgagcgtgggatttactcactctctgataccgtgtgtgagtgtgggatttactcactctgatacagtgtgtgtgtgtgtgggatttactcactctctgatacagtgtgtgtgtgtgggatttactcactctctgatacagtgtgtgtgtgtgggatttactcactctctgatacagtgtgtgtgtgtgggatttactcactctctgatacagtgtgtgagtgtgggatttactcactctgatacagtgcgtgtgtgtgtgggatttacacactctctgatacagtgtgtgagtgtgggatttactcactctctgatacagtgtgtgtgtgtgggatttactcactctctcatacagtgtgagagtgtgggatttactcactctctgatacagtgtgtgagtgtgggatttactcactctctgatacggtgtgagagtgtgggatttactcactctctgatacagtgtgtgtgtgggatttactcactctctgatacagtgtgtgagcgtgggatttactcactctctgataccgtgtgtgagtgtgggatttactcactctgatacagtgtgagagtatgggatttactcactctgatacagtgtgtgtgtgtgtgggatttactcactctctgatacagtgtgtgtgtgtgtgtgtgggatttactcactctctgatacagtgtgtgtgtgtgggatttactcactctctgatacagtgtgtgagtgtgggatttactcactctctgatacagtgtgtgagtgtgggatttactcactctctgatacagtgtgtgtgtgtgggatttactcactctctgatacagtgtgtgagtgtgggatttactcactctgatacagtgtgtgtgtgtgtgtgggatttactcactctctgatacagtgtgtgagtgtgggatttactcactctctgatacagtgtgtgagtgtgggatttactcactctctgatacagtgtgtgtgtgtgggatttactcactctctgatacagtgtgagtgtgtgatttactcactctctgatacagtgtgtgagtgtgggatttactcactctctgatacagtgtgtgagtgtgggatttactcactctctgatacagtgtgtgtgtgtgggatttactcactctctaatacagtgtgtgtgggatttactcactctctgatacagtgtgagagtgtgggatttactcactctctgatacagtgtgtgtgggatttactcactctctgatacagtgtgagtgtgtgatttactcactctctgatacagtgtgtgagtgtgggatttactcactctctgatacagtgtgtgagtgtgggatttactcactctctgatacagtgtgtgtgtgtgggatttactcactctctaatacagtgtgtgtgggatttactcactctctgatacagtgtgagagtgtgggatttactcactctctgatacagtgtgtgtgggatttactcactctctgatacagtgtgtgtgtgtgtgggatttactcactctctgttacagtgtgtgagtgtgggatttactcactctctgatacagtgtgtgtgggatttactcactctctgatacagtgtgagagtgtgggatttactcactctctgatacagtgtgtgtgggatttactcactctctgatacagtgtgtgagtgtgggatttactcactctctgatacagtgtgagtgtgggatttactcactctctgatacagtgtgagtgtgggatttactcactctctgatacagtgtgtgtgtgtgggatttagtcactctctgacacagtgtgtgagtgtgggatttactcactctctgatgcagtgtgtttgtgtgggatttactcactctctgatacagtgtgtgtgtggcatttactcactctgatacagcatgtgtgtgtgggatctagTCACTCTCTGACacaatgtgagagtgtgagatttactcactctgattcagtgtgtttgtgtgggatttactcactctctgatggtGTCTGTGCGATTTATTTTATCATTCTCAGTACCTTGGAATCTTTCAAACCAATTCTGCATCTGATTATCCTCTGTGCTGTCTGGGAGAGTGGGATTCAATCTGTCAGTCGGTGGTACTCTTTCTGAGAGTGGGATTAATTCTGTCAATTGGTGATACTCTATGTGAGAGTGGGATTCATAATTTCACATGGTGGTGCTGTATGTGACATTGGGATTAATTCTGTCAGTCggtggtgctgtgtgtgagagtgggattaATTCTGTCAATCGGTGGTGCTGTGTGCGAGAGTGGGATTAATTCTGTCAGTCGGTGGTGCTGTCTGTGAGAGCGGGATTAATTCTGTTAGTTAATGgtggtgtctgtgagagtgtaatTAGAACTGGGCCCTATTCctgtgaattaataaaaaaactcATCTCCTGCAGCCACCAGTGATCACTGACCCTCTGGATGTTTGTCCAGGATTTACATCCTGAATTTGGAAAATGATGTTTGAATCCAAGCAAACCACAGCAGCTCCTCAGAATTAAAAGAAGGAAGCTGAAACCAAACTAGTTAATTGCTCATTTCAGAAGTTGAATCAAATGAAAACACTTATATTTCAATAGGAGAATTGGATTGGGGACCAGACAGCTCAGGACAACTAAATCTGAGAATGGAAAGGGTAATGAAGAAGAGAATTGGAGCTGACTACAGTGGGATAGATCCTAAGATACAACTGAGGATTGATTAAAGCTGCTTTGTAACAGTGTTGCTGAATGAAGCTGATGTCGAGTTATCAATATTGTTCTTGAAACAAGCTGTCAGCAGCACTGCCTCAGACATTGAACCCTGCGAAGCATTGATTTTGAGGGGATATGATTGGTGTTTATGAAGGGAATACATTCTTTCCGTGTGGATCGATTATTTTAGTTCGATGGGCACGAGAGACACAGAAAAAGGAGAAATTAACagaaaagagaaataaaaacaaGGCTCTAAGGACGTGATGGGTGAGTGGGAGTAGCTGAGTTGCTTTTGAATAGAGTAGGTACAGATCAATGGGCAGACTGGTCTCTTTGTGTGCTTTACCCATTCTATAACTGCCAAACAAAAAAGAGACAGCCTGTTGAAGCTTCTGATTTTGCACTCATaagaacaaatgcaagaatgccaaatgtcAAAGGGaggaacaagtgctggaaaaaaagGATGCTGAGCGTTGACAAGTGAACTCTAATTGGTCAAGACGTTGTCATGGGGAGGGCACAAAGAAAACTTAGCCCTGTATATTTCTGTTCAATTCAACATAGGCACAATGCCTGGACACGTTCCTTTTGCCTGTGGAGAACAGGGCCCTCCATATGAATGTGTGTAGCCTCGAGCATGTGTAAATGAGACACATTGTGAaggatgaagaacttcagttccTGAGATCAACTAGTAAAGTTGGAACCACTTTCCTTGGAGCTGAGAAGGTTGAAAAGAGATTTAATAACAATATTCAGAATAAGGTGgaatctggacagagtaggtcgagaagaaactgttcccattgtggGAAGGATCGAGAAGCAGAGGGAACAGATTTAAGGAAATTGGGAAAAGAAGGAATAGAttaatgaggagaaactttttcatgcagcgagtggttatgaTCTGGGATGTGGGGCCTGACAGTGCGCTagaggcagcttcaatcaaggcattcaagaaagaattggattatttcctgaaaaggaagaatgtgcagaaatgtggggagaaggtggatGGATGGAACAAGGTGCATTACTcacttggagagtcagtacagatttgACAGGCCAAGTGGCTTCTTTCAGTTGTgcaaatagtgtgtgtgtgtggggtgtgtgggggggttggtgggtgaaGAGGGCTGTTTGACTGCGTTGACTACCTATGTCAGATACTGGTGCTGGATGCGAATATGGAACTCATTCTGTGTTTGCCAGGACCTCATGCTGGATATGAGTGTAGGATTATTTTAGTAAAATTCAGTGATTCTCTATGGGAATGTGGAAAATCTGTAAGAAAATGTGGGTCTGTAACTCCCTTTGTTTAATATGGGGTGTGTCGTCTGGGCACATTCATCAGTCTATGTGGGTTTGTGATGATTTCTGGACTCTATCAGTAGTACCATATCTGTGTGTCAGACTGATTCGTGTCATTCAGGATCAGGCTCAGGTGCTGTCAGTGAGTTCAGTAACagtctgtatctgtcagtgtctggTAATGGACATGTGCTGGAGACTGATTCTGAATCTGTCAGTCACTGTTACTCTGAGTGTGGGATTCATTACATAACCGCAGGCTCTGGGACAGTTTAACAGTCTGGATTCATTCCACATTGaaatttcagcacagaaacaggccattgatgctgcaggttttttttttaattctaatTTTTGCCTTGTATTAAATCACTTTCTGTGTCAGCACAATTGTGGAGGATCATGCATCTTTTCATCTAACACGCCATTGTTAAGTAAAGGTAAGTGTAATTCACATTTTAATCATCAAATTGATGCCTTCATCATTCACTCTGTTTGGGAGAACTTTATACTTGAATGTTGAACTCAGTTTGACTGTGAGAATTATTACAATTTCTACCCTCCGCGTATAAGTCAGGTATGTGATCTGTATCTCAGTTTGCACCAATTTATATGTATCCTTATTacaataatcagtgtgtgtctcagatTATACTATCATTCAGTTCTATCTGGTATTCAATTGAATTGCAACTAATGCTACAATATTGTAGGACTGACAATCTGATAGCGGGTGAGAATTTGGACTGGGATTTATGTATCTACCTGTCAGTGGTACTGACTTGGGATGACATGgaaacaatgtctgtctctcctgctctgatTGATTGTTGGATTGAAAATGTGTCTCTGCAACCGGTTCTGCTGcctgagactgtggaactgatgcacTCTGAGAGAACAGACatagtgtgtgtgaggagctCACTGCACTGTTCATTGCGACTCAGGTGAGGAAACTTCAAACTAACCTTGATTGATTCAATGATTTGCCTGTCAGGAATAATTTACTCATTGTAACCCAATTACAGGTGAGGGAATAATACACAGCCCTTTTTCAATTTGATttactgttgtcacatgtattggcatactgtgaaaagtattttttcttgtgcgctatacaagcaaagcataccattcatagagtacatggggagaaagaaatgacagagtgcagaatgtagtgttacattcataactAGTCTGCAGCGAAAGAtcaatataaggcaggtccattcaaaagtctgatggcagcagggaagatgcggttcttgagttggttggtacatgatctcagacgtttgtatctttttcctgttggaagaaggtggaagagagtatgtccggggtgcgtgggggtctttgatgatgctgactgcttttctgatgtgatgggaagtgcagacggagtcaatggatgggagggtggtttgtgtgatggactgcgcTACTATAAGAACTGTTCATAGTTTAACGCGGTCTtggtaagagcaggagccataccaagctgtgatacatc
It contains:
- the LOC144483588 gene encoding histone H2A-like — encoded protein: MSGRGKGGGKARAKAKSRSSRAGLQFPVGRVHRLLRKGNYAERVGAGAPVYLAAVLEYLTAEILELAGNAARDNKKTRIIPRHLQLAVRNDEELNKLLGGVTIAQGGVLPNIQAVLLPKKSSAGTAKSK
- the LOC144483609 gene encoding histone H3, encoding MARTKQTARKSTGGKAPRKQLATKAARKSAPATGGVKKPHRYRPGTVALREIRRYQKSTELLIRKLPFQRLVREIAQDFKTDLRFQSSAVMALQEASEAYLVGLFEDTNLCAIHAKRVTIMPKDIQLARRIRGERA
- the LOC144483554 gene encoding histone H4, which codes for MSGRGKGGKGLGKGGAKRHRKVLRDNIQGITKPAIRRLARRGGVKRISGLIYEETRGVLKVFLENVIRDAVTYTEHAKRKTVTAMDVVYALKRQGRTLYGFGG
- the LOC144483612 gene encoding histone H1-like, which gives rise to MTETAAAETAPPAAPAQVKSPRKKKAAPRPAAAGPKLGEQILNVVAGCSDRNGMSLAAIKKALAGSGVDVGKRVSQIRLTIKRKVETGSLVQTKGQGASGSFKLAKKESPGKMGKKAKKPTAKKPLVKKAAAKKPAAKKPAAKKPAAKKTPVKKSTVKKTSSKKAATPKKAVKKAALKKKSPVKKVTGGKSVKKATKSKAKPKVKATKAKKASGKK